In Sander lucioperca isolate FBNREF2018 chromosome 21, SLUC_FBN_1.2, whole genome shotgun sequence, the following proteins share a genomic window:
- the LOC116059418 gene encoding somatostatin receptor type 2-like, protein MDSWIFPSSPPNLSEHLMYDSFMQSNESDLHGNYTDHSFNKTSTVVITCLYFLVCTVGLCGNSLVIYVILRYAKMKTVTNIYILNLAVADVLFMLGLPFIAIQLALVHWPFGPVLCRVVMTVDSLNQFTSIFCLMVMSIDRYLAVVHPIKSTKWRKPRMAKTINLAVWGVSLMVNLPIVIYSGVITKHDGCFCTIVWPEPQEAYYTVFMFYTFILGFFLPLLVICLCYLFIIFKVKSSGIRVGSSKRKRSERRVTRMVSIVVAVFVFCWLPFYVFNVTSVTGTISTTPILRSTFAFVVVLGYANSCANPILYAFLSENFKKSFQNVLCLKKVGGLDEADRSDSRQDKSRMINDPTETQSTLLNGDLQTSI, encoded by the coding sequence ATGGACTCCTGGATCTTCCCATCGTCCCCTCCGAACCTGTCGGAGCACCTCATGTATGACAGCTTCATGCAAAGCAATGAGTCCGACCTCCACGGGAACTACACAGACCACAGCTTCAACAAAACCAGCACGGTGGTCATCACCTGCTTGTACTTTCTGGTCTGCACTGTGGGGCTCTGCGGAAACTCCCTCGTCATCTACGTCATCCTGCGCTACGCCAAGATGAAGACAGTTACCAACATCTACATCCTCAACCTGGCAGTGGCCGACGTGCTCTTCATGCTGGGCCTGCCGTTCATTGCCATCCAGCTGGCGCTGGTCCACTGGCCGTTCGGCCCTGTGCTCTGCAGGGTGGTGATGACCGTCGACTCCCTGAACCAGTTCACATCTATCTTCTGCCTGATGGTCATGAGCATCGACCGCTACCTGGCTGTGGTGCATCCCATTAAATCCACAAAGTGGCGCAAGCCGCGCATGGCGAAGACCATTAACTTAGCAGTGTGGGGGGTGTCACTGATGGTTAATCTGCCCATCGTTATCTACAGCGGAGTCATCACAAAGCACGACGGCTGCTTCTGCACCATCGTGTGGCCTGAGCCACAAGAGGCCTACTACACAGTGTTCATGTTCTACACCTTCATCCTGGGATTCTTCCTGCCCCTTTTGGTCATCTGCCTTTGCTACTTGTTCATCATCTTTAAGGTGAAGTCCTCAGGCATCCGTGTGGGCTCCTCCAAGAGGAAGCGCTCAGAGAGAAGGGTGACTCGGATGGTGTCCATCGTGGTGGCAGTGTTCGTCTTCTGCTGGCTGCCTTTCTACGTCTTCAACGTCACCTCGGTGACAGGAACCATCAGCACCACTCCCATCCTGAGGAGCACCTTTGCTTTTGTGGTGGTTTTGGGATACGCCAACAGCTGTGCCAACCCCATCCTCTACGCCTTCCTGTCAGAGAACTTCAAGAAGAGTTTCCAGAATGTTCTGTGTCTTAAGAAGGTGGGTGGGCTGGATGAGGCTGATCGCAGCGACAGCCGGCAGGATAAGTCTCGCATGATAAATGACCCCACAGAGACCCAAAGTACTCTGCTGAATGGGGACCTGCAGACCAGCATCTGA
- the LOC116059417 gene encoding ubiquitin carboxyl-terminal hydrolase 22-like isoform X2 has protein sequence MSPAGCSHVNGYKVDNWKQNLRVIYQCFVWSGTAETRRRKVLQSDAGWTELAKSCICHMCGAHLNRLHSCLYCVFFGCFTKKHIHEHAKNKRHNLAIDLLYGGIYCFVCQDYIYDKDMEQIAKEEQRKAWKLQGIGEKYTTWEPTKRELELLRHNPKRRKITTNCTIGLRGLINLGNTCFMNCIVQALTHTPLLRDFFLSDRHKCEMQSNSCLVCEMSQLFQEFYSGHRSPHIPFRLLHLVWTHARHLAGYEQQDAHEFLIAALDVLHRHCKGDTIRDDNGKKANNPNHCNCIIDQIFTGGLQSDVTCQVCHGVSTTIDPFWDISLDLPGSSTPFWPLSPGGDGSTVNGESHLSGSTTLTDCLRRFTRPEHLGSSAKIKCGGCHSYQESTKQLTMKKLPIVACFHLKRFEHSAKLRRKITTYVSFPLELDMTPFMASSKESRMNGQYQQTVDVLNNDNKYSLFAVVNHQGTLESGHYTSFIRQHKDQWFKCDDAIITKASIKDVLDSEGYLLFYHKQFLEYE, from the exons GCCAAGTCGTGTATCTGTCACATGTGTGGCGCCCACCTGAACCGACTCCACTCTTGTCTCTACTGCGTATTTTTCGGCTGTTTTACGAAGAAACACATCCACGAGCACGCAAAAAACAAGAGACACAATCTAG CGATAGACTTATTATACGGGGGAatttattgttttgtgtgtCAAGACTACATATACGACAAAGACATGGAGCAGATTGCCAAAGAGGAACAGAGGAAAGCCTGGAAATTGCAAG GCATAGGGGAGAAATACACAACATGGGAGCCGACCAAGAGGGAGCTAGAATTATTACGACACAATCCAAAGCGGAGGAAAATCACTACAAACTGTACCATAG GTTTACGAGGGTTAATAAACCTGGGCAACACATGTTTCATGAACTGTATTGTTCaggccctaacacacacaccgCTGCTTCGAGACTTCTTTCTCTCCGACAGACACAAGTGCGAGATGCAATCAAACTCCTGTCTGGTGTGTGAGATGTCGCAGCTCTTTCAGGAG TTCTACTCGGGCCACCGTTCACCCCACATTCCCTTCCGGCTGCTGCACCTGGTGTGGACTCATGCACGTCACCTCGCAGGCTACGAGCAGCAAGACGCCCACGAATTCCTCATCGCAGCGTTAGATGTACTACATAGGCACTGCAAAGGGGACACCATCA GAGATGACAATGGGAAGAAGGCCAACAATCCAAACCACTGTAACTGCATCATTGACCAAATCTTCACTGGGGGCCTGCAATCAGATGTTACCTGTCAAGTTTGcca cGGGGTTTCCACGACGATAGATCCATTCTGGGACATCAGTCTGGACCTTCCTGGCTCATCGACGCCTTTCTGGCCCCTCAGCCCGGGAGGGGATGGTAGCACAGTCAATGGAGAGAGCCACCTGTCAGGGTCCACCACTCTCACAGACTGCCTACGCAG GTTTACGCGGCCAGAGCATCTAGGAAGCAGTGCCAAAATCAAGTGTGGCGGTTGCCATAGTTACCAGGAATCCACCAAACAGCTGACAATGAAGAAGCTCCCCATCGTAGCATGTTTCCATCTTAAA CGGTTTGAGCACTCTGCCAAACTGCGGAGGAAGATCACTACATACGTTTCCTTCCCCCTAGAGTTGGACATGACGCCATTCATGGCATCCAG CAAAGAGAGCAGAATGAATGGGCAGTATCAACAGACGGTTGATGTATTAAACAACGACAATAA GTATTCCTTGTTTGCGGTGGTCAACCACCAAGGCACATTAGAGAGTGGCCACTACACCAGCTTCATCCGCCAGCACAAAGACCAGTGGTTCAAATGTGATGATGCCATAATCACCAAGGCCAGCATTAAGGATGTACTCGATAGTGAAGG GTATCTCTTATTCTACCATAAACAGTTCCTTGAGTATGAGTAG
- the LOC116059417 gene encoding ubiquitin carboxyl-terminal hydrolase 22-like isoform X3, with protein sequence MSPAGCSHVNGYKVDNWKQNLRVIYQCFVWSGTAETRRRKAKSCICHMCGAHLNRLHSCLYCVFFGCFTKKHIHEHAKNKRHNLAIDLLYGGIYCFVCQDYIYDKDMEQIAKEEQRKAWKLQGIGEKYTTWEPTKRELELLRHNPKRRKITTNCTIGLRGLINLGNTCFMNCIVQALTHTPLLRDFFLSDRHKCEMQSNSCLVCEMSQLFQEFYSGHRSPHIPFRLLHLVWTHARHLAGYEQQDAHEFLIAALDVLHRHCKGDTIRDDNGKKANNPNHCNCIIDQIFTGGLQSDVTCQVCHGVSTTIDPFWDISLDLPGSSTPFWPLSPGGDGSTVNGESHLSGSTTLTDCLRRFTRPEHLGSSAKIKCGGCHSYQESTKQLTMKKLPIVACFHLKRFEHSAKLRRKITTYVSFPLELDMTPFMASSKESRMNGQYQQTVDVLNNDNKYSLFAVVNHQGTLESGHYTSFIRQHKDQWFKCDDAIITKASIKDVLDSEGYLLFYHKQFLEYE encoded by the exons GCCAAGTCGTGTATCTGTCACATGTGTGGCGCCCACCTGAACCGACTCCACTCTTGTCTCTACTGCGTATTTTTCGGCTGTTTTACGAAGAAACACATCCACGAGCACGCAAAAAACAAGAGACACAATCTAG CGATAGACTTATTATACGGGGGAatttattgttttgtgtgtCAAGACTACATATACGACAAAGACATGGAGCAGATTGCCAAAGAGGAACAGAGGAAAGCCTGGAAATTGCAAG GCATAGGGGAGAAATACACAACATGGGAGCCGACCAAGAGGGAGCTAGAATTATTACGACACAATCCAAAGCGGAGGAAAATCACTACAAACTGTACCATAG GTTTACGAGGGTTAATAAACCTGGGCAACACATGTTTCATGAACTGTATTGTTCaggccctaacacacacaccgCTGCTTCGAGACTTCTTTCTCTCCGACAGACACAAGTGCGAGATGCAATCAAACTCCTGTCTGGTGTGTGAGATGTCGCAGCTCTTTCAGGAG TTCTACTCGGGCCACCGTTCACCCCACATTCCCTTCCGGCTGCTGCACCTGGTGTGGACTCATGCACGTCACCTCGCAGGCTACGAGCAGCAAGACGCCCACGAATTCCTCATCGCAGCGTTAGATGTACTACATAGGCACTGCAAAGGGGACACCATCA GAGATGACAATGGGAAGAAGGCCAACAATCCAAACCACTGTAACTGCATCATTGACCAAATCTTCACTGGGGGCCTGCAATCAGATGTTACCTGTCAAGTTTGcca cGGGGTTTCCACGACGATAGATCCATTCTGGGACATCAGTCTGGACCTTCCTGGCTCATCGACGCCTTTCTGGCCCCTCAGCCCGGGAGGGGATGGTAGCACAGTCAATGGAGAGAGCCACCTGTCAGGGTCCACCACTCTCACAGACTGCCTACGCAG GTTTACGCGGCCAGAGCATCTAGGAAGCAGTGCCAAAATCAAGTGTGGCGGTTGCCATAGTTACCAGGAATCCACCAAACAGCTGACAATGAAGAAGCTCCCCATCGTAGCATGTTTCCATCTTAAA CGGTTTGAGCACTCTGCCAAACTGCGGAGGAAGATCACTACATACGTTTCCTTCCCCCTAGAGTTGGACATGACGCCATTCATGGCATCCAG CAAAGAGAGCAGAATGAATGGGCAGTATCAACAGACGGTTGATGTATTAAACAACGACAATAA GTATTCCTTGTTTGCGGTGGTCAACCACCAAGGCACATTAGAGAGTGGCCACTACACCAGCTTCATCCGCCAGCACAAAGACCAGTGGTTCAAATGTGATGATGCCATAATCACCAAGGCCAGCATTAAGGATGTACTCGATAGTGAAGG GTATCTCTTATTCTACCATAAACAGTTCCTTGAGTATGAGTAG
- the LOC116059417 gene encoding ubiquitin carboxyl-terminal hydrolase 22-like isoform X1, with amino-acid sequence MSPAGCSHVNGYKVDNWKQNLRVIYQCFVWSGTAETRRRKAKSCICHMCGAHLNRLHSCLYCVFFGCFTKKHIHEHAKNKRHNLAIDLLYGGIYCFVCQDYIYDKDMEQIAKEEQRKAWKLQGRAFCFLTENLIQLLKQGHLLSQCRHICVPFVSTGIGEKYTTWEPTKRELELLRHNPKRRKITTNCTIGLRGLINLGNTCFMNCIVQALTHTPLLRDFFLSDRHKCEMQSNSCLVCEMSQLFQEFYSGHRSPHIPFRLLHLVWTHARHLAGYEQQDAHEFLIAALDVLHRHCKGDTIRDDNGKKANNPNHCNCIIDQIFTGGLQSDVTCQVCHGVSTTIDPFWDISLDLPGSSTPFWPLSPGGDGSTVNGESHLSGSTTLTDCLRRFTRPEHLGSSAKIKCGGCHSYQESTKQLTMKKLPIVACFHLKRFEHSAKLRRKITTYVSFPLELDMTPFMASSKESRMNGQYQQTVDVLNNDNKYSLFAVVNHQGTLESGHYTSFIRQHKDQWFKCDDAIITKASIKDVLDSEGYLLFYHKQFLEYE; translated from the exons GCCAAGTCGTGTATCTGTCACATGTGTGGCGCCCACCTGAACCGACTCCACTCTTGTCTCTACTGCGTATTTTTCGGCTGTTTTACGAAGAAACACATCCACGAGCACGCAAAAAACAAGAGACACAATCTAG CGATAGACTTATTATACGGGGGAatttattgttttgtgtgtCAAGACTACATATACGACAAAGACATGGAGCAGATTGCCAAAGAGGAACAGAGGAAAGCCTGGAAATTGCAAGGTAGAGCATTTTGTTTTCTCACAGAGAACTTAATCCAGCTTTTGAAACAAGGCCACTTGTTATCTCAGTGCCGTCACATTTGTGTTCCTTTTGTATCCACAGGCATAGGGGAGAAATACACAACATGGGAGCCGACCAAGAGGGAGCTAGAATTATTACGACACAATCCAAAGCGGAGGAAAATCACTACAAACTGTACCATAG GTTTACGAGGGTTAATAAACCTGGGCAACACATGTTTCATGAACTGTATTGTTCaggccctaacacacacaccgCTGCTTCGAGACTTCTTTCTCTCCGACAGACACAAGTGCGAGATGCAATCAAACTCCTGTCTGGTGTGTGAGATGTCGCAGCTCTTTCAGGAG TTCTACTCGGGCCACCGTTCACCCCACATTCCCTTCCGGCTGCTGCACCTGGTGTGGACTCATGCACGTCACCTCGCAGGCTACGAGCAGCAAGACGCCCACGAATTCCTCATCGCAGCGTTAGATGTACTACATAGGCACTGCAAAGGGGACACCATCA GAGATGACAATGGGAAGAAGGCCAACAATCCAAACCACTGTAACTGCATCATTGACCAAATCTTCACTGGGGGCCTGCAATCAGATGTTACCTGTCAAGTTTGcca cGGGGTTTCCACGACGATAGATCCATTCTGGGACATCAGTCTGGACCTTCCTGGCTCATCGACGCCTTTCTGGCCCCTCAGCCCGGGAGGGGATGGTAGCACAGTCAATGGAGAGAGCCACCTGTCAGGGTCCACCACTCTCACAGACTGCCTACGCAG GTTTACGCGGCCAGAGCATCTAGGAAGCAGTGCCAAAATCAAGTGTGGCGGTTGCCATAGTTACCAGGAATCCACCAAACAGCTGACAATGAAGAAGCTCCCCATCGTAGCATGTTTCCATCTTAAA CGGTTTGAGCACTCTGCCAAACTGCGGAGGAAGATCACTACATACGTTTCCTTCCCCCTAGAGTTGGACATGACGCCATTCATGGCATCCAG CAAAGAGAGCAGAATGAATGGGCAGTATCAACAGACGGTTGATGTATTAAACAACGACAATAA GTATTCCTTGTTTGCGGTGGTCAACCACCAAGGCACATTAGAGAGTGGCCACTACACCAGCTTCATCCGCCAGCACAAAGACCAGTGGTTCAAATGTGATGATGCCATAATCACCAAGGCCAGCATTAAGGATGTACTCGATAGTGAAGG GTATCTCTTATTCTACCATAAACAGTTCCTTGAGTATGAGTAG